The following are encoded in a window of Brachyhypopomus gauderio isolate BG-103 chromosome 18, BGAUD_0.2, whole genome shotgun sequence genomic DNA:
- the mrps2 gene encoding small ribosomal subunit protein uS2m has protein sequence MAAGIRTKAMYSLVKRRLLGSVFSCHSQPRFTAAASPVPAQHSKEAEVNEKILNFPLTQPDFFCLSELFSVKDLFEARVHIGHKKGCRHRLMEPYLFGSRLGVDIIDLEQTAEHLQRALNFTAHVAYRGGIVLFVSRQRQSAHLVEVTARECGEYAHTRYWQGGLLTNASVQYGAGLRLPDLVVFLSTLNNVFQTHVAVRDAAKMNIPTVGVVDSNCNPCLITFPVPGNDDTPVAMELYCRLFKMAINRAKDKRKQMELLKGI, from the exons ATGGCTGCGGGGATACGAACGAAAG CGATGTACAGCCTGGTGAAGCGACGCTTGCTCGGCTCGGTGTTTTCCTGCCACAGCCAGCCCCGCTTTACCGCAGCAGCCAGCCCTGTGCCCGCGCAACACAGCAAAGAAGCAG aAGTGAACGAGAAGATCTTGAACTTTCCACTGACCCAGCCAGACTTCTTCTGCCTGTCCGAGCTGTTCAGCGTGAAGGACCTGTTTGAGGCCCGCGTGCACATCGGACACAAGAAAGGCTGCAGACACAG gctGATGGAGCCGTACCTGTTCGGCTCCCGCTTGGGCGTGGACATCATCGACCTGGAGCAGACTGCGGAGCACCTGCAGAGGGCGCTCAACTTCACGGCGCACGTGGCGTACCGCGGCGGCATCGTGCTCTTCGTGAGCCGCCAGCGGCAGTCGGCGCACCTGGTGGAGGTGACGGCGCGGGAGTGCGGCGAATACGCGCACACGCGCTACTGGCAGGGCGGCCTGCTCACCAACGCCTCCGTGCAGTACGGGGCGGGACTTCGCCTGCCCGACCTCGTGGTCTTCCTGTCCACGCTCAACAACGTCTTCCAGACGCACGTGGCCGTCCGCGACGCCGCCAAGATGAACATCCCGACGGTGGGCGTGGTGGACTCCAACTGCAACCCCTGCCTCATCACTTTCCCAGTGCCTGGCAACGATGACACGCCCGTCGCCATGGAGCTGTACTGTCGCCTGTTCAAGATGGCCATTAATAGGGCGAAGGACAAAAGGAAACAGATGGAGCTCCTGAAAGGCATATGA